Proteins from a genomic interval of Alteromonas macleodii ATCC 27126:
- a CDS encoding peroxiredoxin-like family protein: MKKLVAMAMLMFACIAGASNAYALERGTIAEDADSVTPLLNGQVAPKTTLKMADGSPVSLQALTMQKPSIVLFYRGGWCPYCNEQLAQLKDIEKDLVGMGYQILAISPESPERLQEQKLETEFLVTLLSDDKLDTIREFGVGFYLDTVTELKYKTYGINLTKDESGNSVLPAPSIFMLNKKGQVLFSYVNPDFKVRPLADLVLAVAKTLKKEM, from the coding sequence ATGAAGAAACTAGTGGCTATGGCGATGTTAATGTTCGCCTGTATAGCAGGCGCATCAAATGCGTATGCTTTGGAGCGCGGCACTATTGCAGAAGATGCAGATTCAGTAACGCCGTTGCTTAATGGTCAAGTGGCGCCTAAAACAACGCTTAAAATGGCAGATGGCTCGCCGGTAAGCTTACAAGCGCTTACCATGCAAAAGCCCAGCATTGTACTTTTTTATCGCGGCGGGTGGTGCCCGTATTGTAATGAGCAGCTTGCCCAGCTTAAAGATATTGAAAAAGACTTGGTGGGTATGGGCTATCAGATTTTGGCCATTTCACCTGAATCACCAGAGCGCTTGCAAGAGCAAAAGCTTGAAACAGAATTCTTGGTTACGCTTTTATCCGACGACAAACTAGACACTATTCGCGAGTTCGGTGTTGGATTCTATTTAGATACTGTAACTGAGTTAAAGTACAAAACCTATGGCATTAACTTAACAAAAGATGAAAGCGGTAATAGTGTTTTACCAGCACCCAGCATCTTCATGCTCAATAAAAAAGGGCAGGTTTTGTTTAGCTATGTTAACCCAGACTTCAAAGTTCGCCCGTTGGCAGACCTAGTTTTAGCGGTTGCGAAAACCCTTAAAAAAGAAATGTAA